The Kribbella amoyensis genomic sequence CAACGGCGGCTGTTCCGTGAGCGGCTGACCGAGTTGGTGGAGGAGATCACCAAGACCAGCGGGCTGCGGTTGAGCGTGCCGGCGGAGCAGTTCGTCCGGCTGGTGATCGCGGTGCACGAGGGCGCCCGGTCGCAGAGCCTGCTGGAGCCGGCCGAGGTCCCGGCGGGATCACTCGAGCACACCTTCCTGCCGATGGTGCTGGCGTCGGTCAGCCGATCCTGACGTCGACGCTGTGCAGGCCGGTCGACCCGTTCGGGGCCGGCGGTGCCTGCGCCTCGACCTGAGGGTTGCCCTCGGCATCGAACGCGCGGACCTGCAGGACGTGGTTCCCGCGCGGCGCGTCCCAGGTCCAGTGCCACTGCCGCCAGGTGTCGATCGAGGCGTCCGCCTGCAACGTCGCCTGCTGCCACGGTCCGCCGTCCACCCGGACCTCGACCTTGGACACCCCGACGTGCTGGTCCCACGCGACCCCGGCGACGGTGACCTGACCAGGGGAGACCTTGGACCGCGGGACGTCGATCCGCGACGACAGCTTGATCGGTCCCTGGGCGGACCAGCCCCGTGGCGTCCAGTACGCCTCGAACCGGTCGAACCGGGTGACCTCGATGTCGGTCAGCCACTTGGTCGCCGACACGTACCCGTACAGCCCGGGGACGACGATGCGGACCGGGAACCCGTGTTCGAGCGGGAGCGGCCGGCCGTTCATCGCGAAGGCGAGCATCGCCTGCCGATCGTCGAGCAGCGTGCTCAGCGGCGTCCCGGCGGTGAACCCGTCCTTCGAGGTGGACTTGATCGCGTCCGCGTCGGCGGCCGGTCCGGCCTCGCGGAGGAGATCCTTCAGCAGGACGCCGGACCAGAGCGCGTTGCCGACCAGGTCGCCGCCGACCTCGTTGCTCACACAGGTCAGCGTGACCCACTTGTGCAGGACGTTGCGGCGGAGCAGATCGTCGAAGCTCAGCTCGAGTTCGCGCTGGACCAGGCCGTGGATCCGCAGCCGCCAGTCGCTCGGCAGGATCAGTGGGACGGACAGCGCGGTGTCGATCCGGTAGAAGTCGTCGTTCGGCGTCACCCACGGCGTCGCCCCAGGAGCCTGTACTCCGGCCGGCGGGGCCAGGCTCGGCGGTACCGGCAGGGTGAGTCGCTCCCGCGCATCGGCGACCGCGGTCCGGCGACCGCCGACAACCTTGCCCAAGGCACCCAAGGCGACAGTGCCGAGCGCGACCCCGGCGGAGAGTTGGAGGAAGCCGCGTCGGCTGACGCCGTCGTCGGGATCGGTCCGGAGATCGGCGAGCCGGTTGGCGAACACCCTGAGCAGCAGCAACGCGGTGATCCCCGCGACCAGGGACGGCACGAAGCCGGTCTGGCCCGCGTCCGGCCGGGTCGAGGCGGCGAGAACGGCGAGCCCGGCGAGTACGACGACGATCGCGGCACCGGCGACGTACCGGCGGACGGCCAGGATTCCGCCGACGGCGGCGAGCGCGAGGAGTACGAGCAGGATGCCGGTCCGCAAAGCGGTCTTGTCGTGCGTCCCGAACAGGGAGATGGCCAGATCCTTCAGCCACGGCGGCACCCGGTCGATGAAGGCCGAGCCGATGGCGACGACGGGGGTCTGGCGGGAGCCGAGCACGGCGGCCGCGACACTGCCGGCGGCCAGGCCGGCCAAGGCGGCGAGGATGCCGCCGAGGGCGGCACGGACCCAGAGGCCGCGGTGCGACCGGCGGCCGCCGTCCGGTTCAGTTGGCGGACGAACGGCCTGGGACTGGGTCACGTCCCAACAATCCCGCGCTGTGGCGCCCGGCACCAGCCGGGCGCCACATCCGTTAGACGCGGGTAATACGGGTCGTGCGAGCGAATCCGGCTCCGGGCCGACGGGAAGTGGTCGGCCGGGGTCCGGATCCGTTCGGAGCGAATGCTTGGTCAGGCGACAGCGTCACAGCCGGTCGGCCGCGGGAACGATCCGATCCGCGGTCGGCGCGACCCGCTCGGTGCCCGGGGTGATCCGGTCGGTGCTCACCGGGCCGGGGGTCACCCGGTCGGTGCTCGGTGCGATCCGCTCGGTGGGTGCGTTGAGCGGACTGAGGCCCGGCCGGCCGTTCGGCCAGCGGCGGGCGTTGTCACGGACTCGGCGGAGTTTGCCGAGCACCTGGTCCCGGTCGTCGGCCAGCTGGGACATCCACAGGCTGTCGATCTCCAGGAGGTGGTCGGGCAGCGCTTCCCGCAGGCGGCGCTTCCCTTCCTCCGTGAGGACCGCGAACGAACCACGGGCGTCGTCGGGACAGGGCTCCCGACGGACCAGTCCGAGGTTCTCGGCGCGATCGACGAGCCGGGTGATGCCACCGGTGGTGACGGTCAGTTCCCGGGCGAGGGACGTAAGACGCTGCTTCTCCCCGTGACTGCGGGCAAGCCGCAGCAACAGTTCGAACATTGCCATCTGCAGACCGCTGCGCTTCAGGGAGTGGCGCATCACTTGATCGAGTTCGGCCGCTGCTTCACGCAGCAGGCCGTACGCGGTGATCACGTCGCTGTCCCAGGGTTCGGCGACGTGGGTCGGGTCTGCATCGGCGAGCGCTAGGGGCGAGCTAAGCGTAGGCGCGATGGTCATGCGCGGACTCTATTAGCTGACTAGGTCACTTCGCTACACGGGGTGACCCTTCGGCTACAGGTCGAGACATGATCGAAGGAATTCCGAGCGTGACATCCGGCCGCTGAGCGGGTCGCGCACCAGGCCCAGCCAGGGCCTGTGGATAACTTCCGCGGCGGTCGGGCGATCTTTGCCAGCCTAGTGACGTCCGCAGTTCGGCGAGTGACCGGGGGTCCGGGGAATGACCGAGAAGAAGGAAGAGAACGCAGCTTTCGGCCGGGGCTTCGTCGCGGCCGCCATCGTGGTCGGCGCCGTCCTGCTCTGCGGCGTCCTGCTCCTGATCACCGGCCTCACCTCGTCCGGCACCGCGGACGCGGCAGGCACCGCGAGCTCGGCGGGCCGTGGTCCGGGTTCCGGGTCGGGCGAGGCGGGATCGGGTGACGCCGACCCTGGTGACACCGACTCGCCGGGCGATCCCGGTGGTCCGGCGACTCCTGACGGGGATGCCGGCGACGGCGGGGATGGCGCTGCGCGGGTGTCGACGAGTGGGTGTGGGCTCGCCGACGGGGATCAGCGGGTACCGACGGAGGCGCCTGCGGTGGAGACGTGGGAGGTGAGCCGGCGGGTCGTGGTGCCGCGGTCCCGGGTGGCCGGGCCGGTGAAGGTGGATGCCGACGGGTTCCGCCGGTGCTTCGCGCACTCGCCGACGGGGGCGCTGTACGCGGCGTACAACGCGATCGCGGCGATGGGCGACCAGCGGAAGACGGTCGCGACGGCCGGCAAGCTGATGCTGCCGGGGCCGAACACGGACGCTCTGCTGACGGAACTCCGCGGCGAGACCCCGAGCGAGTACAGCGCGCCGACGCAGATCGCGGCGTACCGGGTGGTGGACGCGAGCCGGGACCGGTTCACGGTGACGCTGGCGCTGCCGGTCCAGTCCGAGTTCGTGAGTGCGACGTTG encodes the following:
- a CDS encoding molybdopterin-dependent oxidoreductase is translated as MTQSQAVRPPTEPDGGRRSHRGLWVRAALGGILAALAGLAAGSVAAAVLGSRQTPVVAIGSAFIDRVPPWLKDLAISLFGTHDKTALRTGILLVLLALAAVGGILAVRRYVAGAAIVVVLAGLAVLAASTRPDAGQTGFVPSLVAGITALLLLRVFANRLADLRTDPDDGVSRRGFLQLSAGVALGTVALGALGKVVGGRRTAVADARERLTLPVPPSLAPPAGVQAPGATPWVTPNDDFYRIDTALSVPLILPSDWRLRIHGLVQRELELSFDDLLRRNVLHKWVTLTCVSNEVGGDLVGNALWSGVLLKDLLREAGPAADADAIKSTSKDGFTAGTPLSTLLDDRQAMLAFAMNGRPLPLEHGFPVRIVVPGLYGYVSATKWLTDIEVTRFDRFEAYWTPRGWSAQGPIKLSSRIDVPRSKVSPGQVTVAGVAWDQHVGVSKVEVRVDGGPWQQATLQADASIDTWRQWHWTWDAPRGNHVLQVRAFDAEGNPQVEAQAPPAPNGSTGLHSVDVRIG
- a CDS encoding MarR family winged helix-turn-helix transcriptional regulator; the protein is MTIAPTLSSPLALADADPTHVAEPWDSDVITAYGLLREAAAELDQVMRHSLKRSGLQMAMFELLLRLARSHGEKQRLTSLARELTVTTGGITRLVDRAENLGLVRREPCPDDARGSFAVLTEEGKRRLREALPDHLLEIDSLWMSQLADDRDQVLGKLRRVRDNARRWPNGRPGLSPLNAPTERIAPSTDRVTPGPVSTDRITPGTERVAPTADRIVPAADRL